Proteins encoded by one window of Dioscorea cayenensis subsp. rotundata cultivar TDr96_F1 chromosome 20, TDr96_F1_v2_PseudoChromosome.rev07_lg8_w22 25.fasta, whole genome shotgun sequence:
- the LOC120251530 gene encoding U11/U12 small nuclear ribonucleoprotein 25 kDa protein isoform X6, translated as MGSPPGSLPNLYFSKQMEIGSQNEEVVAYNSSTAKKARLQATLSALLDDPLLFDVPRKPTLVDVDTLINMELGSAMKVTVVKVDTTSFDVTVFNSATLKDLKSAISKKINEVEQAQMGHRFISWRHVWNNFCLSHQNEKLIDDKSLLAAFGIRNNSKVNSLLSDAYQHC; from the exons ATGGGATCTCCCCCCGGCTCGCTCCCCAAT TTGTATTTTTCTAAGCAGATGGAAATAGGATCTCAGAATGAAGAAGTTGTTGCTTATAATAGTTCTACTGCCAAAAAGGCCAGATTGCAGGCTACGCTTTCTGCTCTTCTTGATGATCCATTATTGTTCGATGTTCCTAGGAAACCAACCCTTGTGGATGTTGATACCTTGATTAACATGGAGTTAGGAAGTGCGATGAAAGTAACAGTGGTTAAGGTGGACACTACCTCATTTG ATGTTACTGTTTTCAACTCTGCTACACTCAAAGACTTGAAATCAGCAATCagtaagaaaataaatgagGTAGAGCAAGCACAGATGGGCCACCGCTTCATTTCCTG GAGGCATGTCTGGAACAATTTTTGTCTTAGTCATCAAAATGAGAAGCTCATTGATGACAAGTCTTTACTTGCAGCCTTTGGTATCCGTAACAACTCGAAGGTCAACTCTTTGCTTTCTGATGCATATCAACATT GTTAA
- the LOC120251530 gene encoding U11/U12 small nuclear ribonucleoprotein 25 kDa protein isoform X5 gives MGSPPGSLPNLYFSKQMEIGSQNEEVVAYNSSTAKKARLQATLSALLDDPLLFDVPRKPTLVDVDTLINMELGSAMKVTVVKVDTTSFDVTVFNSATLKDLKSAISKKINEVEQAQMGHRFISWRHVWNNFCLSHQNEKLIDDKSLLAAFGIRNNSKYCFYRIPSKHTMCEIELGCKSLYRKRG, from the exons ATGGGATCTCCCCCCGGCTCGCTCCCCAAT TTGTATTTTTCTAAGCAGATGGAAATAGGATCTCAGAATGAAGAAGTTGTTGCTTATAATAGTTCTACTGCCAAAAAGGCCAGATTGCAGGCTACGCTTTCTGCTCTTCTTGATGATCCATTATTGTTCGATGTTCCTAGGAAACCAACCCTTGTGGATGTTGATACCTTGATTAACATGGAGTTAGGAAGTGCGATGAAAGTAACAGTGGTTAAGGTGGACACTACCTCATTTG ATGTTACTGTTTTCAACTCTGCTACACTCAAAGACTTGAAATCAGCAATCagtaagaaaataaatgagGTAGAGCAAGCACAGATGGGCCACCGCTTCATTTCCTG GAGGCATGTCTGGAACAATTTTTGTCTTAGTCATCAAAATGAGAAGCTCATTGATGACAAGTCTTTACTTGCAGCCTTTGGTATCCGTAACAACTCGAAG TATTGCTTCTATCGTATTCCATCCAAACATACAATGTGCGAAATCGAGCTCGGATGTAAAAGCTTATATCGAAAAAGAGGGTGA
- the LOC120251530 gene encoding U11/U12 small nuclear ribonucleoprotein 25 kDa protein isoform X2, with protein sequence MGSPPGSLPNLYFSKQMEIGSQNEEVVAYNSSTAKKARLQATLSALLDDPLLFDVPRKPTLVDVDTLINMELGSAMKVTVVKVDTTSFDVTVFNSATLKDLKSAISKKINEVEQAQMGHRFISWRHVWNNFCLSHQNEKLIDDKSLLAAFGIRNNSKPWLEHNFQINDAARPDENNIIHKVVCQRPTSLILEGPSCIGKTTWARSLG encoded by the exons ATGGGATCTCCCCCCGGCTCGCTCCCCAAT TTGTATTTTTCTAAGCAGATGGAAATAGGATCTCAGAATGAAGAAGTTGTTGCTTATAATAGTTCTACTGCCAAAAAGGCCAGATTGCAGGCTACGCTTTCTGCTCTTCTTGATGATCCATTATTGTTCGATGTTCCTAGGAAACCAACCCTTGTGGATGTTGATACCTTGATTAACATGGAGTTAGGAAGTGCGATGAAAGTAACAGTGGTTAAGGTGGACACTACCTCATTTG ATGTTACTGTTTTCAACTCTGCTACACTCAAAGACTTGAAATCAGCAATCagtaagaaaataaatgagGTAGAGCAAGCACAGATGGGCCACCGCTTCATTTCCTG GAGGCATGTCTGGAACAATTTTTGTCTTAGTCATCAAAATGAGAAGCTCATTGATGACAAGTCTTTACTTGCAGCCTTTGGTATCCGTAACAACTCGAAG CCATGGCTTGAGCATAACTTTCAGATTAATGATGCTGCGCGGCCTgatgagaataatataatacaCAAGGTTGTCTGTCAGCGGCCAACAAGTCTAATACTTGAGGGACCAAGCTGTATCGGGAAGACAACTTGGGCAAGATCTCTAG GATGA
- the LOC120251530 gene encoding U11/U12 small nuclear ribonucleoprotein 25 kDa protein isoform X1, with translation MGSPPGSLPNLYFSKQMEIGSQNEEVVAYNSSTAKKARLQATLSALLDDPLLFDVPRKPTLVDVDTLINMELGSAMKVTVVKVDTTSFDVTVFNSATLKDLKSAISKKINEVEQAQMGHRFISWRHVWNNFCLSHQNEKLIDDKSLLAAFGIRNNSKPWLEHNFQINDAARPDENNIIHKVVCQRPTSLILEGPSCIGKTTWARSLG, from the exons ATGGGATCTCCCCCCGGCTCGCTCCCCAAT TTGTATTTTTCTAAGCAGATGGAAATAGGATCTCAGAATGAAGAAGTTGTTGCTTATAATAGTTCTACTGCCAAAAAGGCCAGATTGCAGGCTACGCTTTCTGCTCTTCTTGATGATCCATTATTGTTCGATGTTCCTAGGAAACCAACCCTTGTGGATGTTGATACCTTGATTAACATGGAGTTAGGAAGTGCGATGAAAGTAACAGTGGTTAAGGTGGACACTACCTCATTTG ATGTTACTGTTTTCAACTCTGCTACACTCAAAGACTTGAAATCAGCAATCagtaagaaaataaatgagGTAGAGCAAGCACAGATGGGCCACCGCTTCATTTCCTG GAGGCATGTCTGGAACAATTTTTGTCTTAGTCATCAAAATGAGAAGCTCATTGATGACAAGTCTTTACTTGCAGCCTTTGGTATCCGTAACAACTCGAAG CCATGGCTTGAGCATAACTTTCAGATTAATGATGCTGCGCGGCCTgatgagaataatataatacaCAAGGTTGTCTGTCAGCGGCCAACAAGTCTAATACTTGAGGGACCAAGCTGTATCGGGAAGACAACTTGGGCAAGATCTCTAG GTTAA
- the LOC120251530 gene encoding U11/U12 small nuclear ribonucleoprotein 25 kDa protein isoform X3 has translation MGSPPGSLPNMEIGSQNEEVVAYNSSTAKKARLQATLSALLDDPLLFDVPRKPTLVDVDTLINMELGSAMKVTVVKVDTTSFDVTVFNSATLKDLKSAISKKINEVEQAQMGHRFISWRHVWNNFCLSHQNEKLIDDKSLLAAFGIRNNSKPWLEHNFQINDAARPDENNIIHKVVCQRPTSLILEGPSCIGKTTWARSLG, from the exons ATGGGATCTCCCCCCGGCTCGCTCCCCAAT ATGGAAATAGGATCTCAGAATGAAGAAGTTGTTGCTTATAATAGTTCTACTGCCAAAAAGGCCAGATTGCAGGCTACGCTTTCTGCTCTTCTTGATGATCCATTATTGTTCGATGTTCCTAGGAAACCAACCCTTGTGGATGTTGATACCTTGATTAACATGGAGTTAGGAAGTGCGATGAAAGTAACAGTGGTTAAGGTGGACACTACCTCATTTG ATGTTACTGTTTTCAACTCTGCTACACTCAAAGACTTGAAATCAGCAATCagtaagaaaataaatgagGTAGAGCAAGCACAGATGGGCCACCGCTTCATTTCCTG GAGGCATGTCTGGAACAATTTTTGTCTTAGTCATCAAAATGAGAAGCTCATTGATGACAAGTCTTTACTTGCAGCCTTTGGTATCCGTAACAACTCGAAG CCATGGCTTGAGCATAACTTTCAGATTAATGATGCTGCGCGGCCTgatgagaataatataatacaCAAGGTTGTCTGTCAGCGGCCAACAAGTCTAATACTTGAGGGACCAAGCTGTATCGGGAAGACAACTTGGGCAAGATCTCTAG GTTAA
- the LOC120251530 gene encoding U11/U12 small nuclear ribonucleoprotein 25 kDa protein isoform X4: MGSPPGSLPNLYFSKQMEIGSQNEEVVAYNSSTAKKARLQATLSALLDDPLLFDVPRKPTLVDVDTLINMELGSAMKVTVVKVDTTSFDVTVFNSATLKDLKSAISKKINEVEQAQMGHRFISWRHVWNNFCLSHQNEKLIDDKSLLAAFGIRNNSKVNFTPCVISRLFRKHSRRRKHRFFHGLSKKS; encoded by the exons ATGGGATCTCCCCCCGGCTCGCTCCCCAAT TTGTATTTTTCTAAGCAGATGGAAATAGGATCTCAGAATGAAGAAGTTGTTGCTTATAATAGTTCTACTGCCAAAAAGGCCAGATTGCAGGCTACGCTTTCTGCTCTTCTTGATGATCCATTATTGTTCGATGTTCCTAGGAAACCAACCCTTGTGGATGTTGATACCTTGATTAACATGGAGTTAGGAAGTGCGATGAAAGTAACAGTGGTTAAGGTGGACACTACCTCATTTG ATGTTACTGTTTTCAACTCTGCTACACTCAAAGACTTGAAATCAGCAATCagtaagaaaataaatgagGTAGAGCAAGCACAGATGGGCCACCGCTTCATTTCCTG GAGGCATGTCTGGAACAATTTTTGTCTTAGTCATCAAAATGAGAAGCTCATTGATGACAAGTCTTTACTTGCAGCCTTTGGTATCCGTAACAACTCGAAG GTTAATTTTACTCCATGTGTGATATCCAGATTATTCCGAAAACATTCAAGGAGAAGAAAGCATAGGTTTTTTCATGGTCTTAGCAAGAAATCATGA